The Bombus affinis isolate iyBomAffi1 chromosome 15, iyBomAffi1.2, whole genome shotgun sequence DNA segment ATTTGTTTCTTCgaagagaaaagacaaaggaagaaaaagaaacgatacAAGTGATCGTTCTTACCGCGATACAGATATTCGAGATCGAGTAAACATAAACAGAAAATGGCACGTTTTTTGCTCTACCTTAGGTTAAGGGAGTTGAAAGATGATAACTGTGATGGTAATATTCGTATCTCAACACATCTATTCAAAATGAAAACATAGAAATTTTATTGTTAGAGAATGTGTTTTCAATATTGTTTTCGCGGAGAATGTGTTATCAATACAAATATTGTTTTTAGAATCTTTTGATGGCTTTTAAGTCGTGACAATCATAATAATTGTcagaaataatatttatgttCGATTACACGACCATGTTGTTTTTCGTTACTCGAAAAATCAGGACGAATCTGTTTACAAACTATGAAACACAAGACTTACGGCCGTTATTTTCTCGACTTACACTTTCTCGCATTAGACCTCGAAAAAGCCCTCGCTCGATGAAAATAAACTAGACGCGATTATCCTCGGAGTATTGTATTTCTTTGTAATCGTTCCATTACCTTCGCAAGCTTTCGATGACTAACGATTGATTGTCTTTAATGACTAACGATTTTTTCACTTATAAGTTTCTCACGTAgcattactttttatttattcttcATACATTATGTCACTTTATTTGTTTTTcagttatttttctttttccttttctatgTACTTTGAAGAAAACCAATTCATGTAATTGTACTTGGCTGTTGTAGTTGACGAAGTAATGGAAGAGTTCCGTCAAAATGGGCGTGATTTCGAATACTGTCCAGATCTGGACAATTTTACGGTGCCAGAAATACCACGCCgcaagaaaaataagaaacctCTACCTACAGAATGCGTTTTCTGTAGAAATAATGGTGAAGAGGAAGCTTATTACAGGAAACACTTGTTGAAAGATGCCGAAGGTCGTGTTTCTTGTCCGGTTTTGAGGTAAATTGGATTATCACTATTCACTTCCATATAATTTTTCTAACCCCCTACAGTCCAAACGAAAATTCTATTTCGTTTTAATTTGTTCATGCTCGATAAGTTACTTTTACGTTCTATTGATAATTTAGacgaattttcatattttataatttataattccaAGGTTTTCTTACAGAATTGAACTAATACCATTAGTGAAACTTTACAAATcattaagatatatatatatatatactatacatatattactatttttttgtattatataataacaaGCTTGGAAATaaagtaaatgaaattttataataatcatGCTATTTGAAAAGGAACTTTATAAACTGACTCATAACTTGTTGAATCATTGATATTCTGAATTGGTAAATTGTTATTACTAAGCCCCAGAAAatgtattaaaaagaaaaaaaaattcaagAGTTAATAATCTTCAAATTATATTCACACTATTTTTTCTTTGAATCTTTAGGGCCTATACATGTCCAATTTGTGGTGCGTACGGAGACGTGGCTCATACGGTTAAGTATTGCCCGAAGAGCCAGAAGCCTGGAACATTAGCGACGGTGAACACGTTCAAGCTATTGAGAAACTCCATGGGCAAACGACGCGTCAAGTAAACCACACGTGACACTCGAACACACATGTCACCATCATCGTGCCATAAAACATCGAAGTATTTAACTACTTTTCCTCGAGGACTTCGAAGAACAGATGCTTCGAACTTTTCAAGCGTTTCGATATATCATCTGCTGACAGGTAATCTCACCATTGTCGCATCTTTCCAAAATAAGCAACGAAATAAAGTGCCTTACAAGAGTATGCGTTCTAATTTCTAGCAACGATTTGTGTAACAAAGTTGCCATTACGTTGATCTATCGCGGTGGAAGTTTGTTTTACATTTCTTTCACTCGATTATCTTTGTTCTTCTCTTTCTTACATTGTATTTACTTCTTCCTATTTGTGTAACGTGGCACGTAGTGAAAAGGAAACGTAAAATAAACCTCGAAATTTCTAGAAAAAGCGAAGACCGTTCTTGTAACACGAATCGTCTATACAATCGGGAGGCTGTATCCAAAGATCTTATTGTTAGTTGTAGAAATTATACGAAACGTTGTGCCATATATTCTCGTCAAACGTGTCGTTTTAGCTCTTCCTTGCAATATTGCGAATAAATATTCATTCgtatatatatcgaatatacgtagtttttccatttttctcgAACCAGCACTTGatactataaatatattttttaaattcatataCGTTTATCGCATTTGCGTAACGTCCACGAACACCTATATCCCTTAACATTAATCTTCAACAGAGTTTTACGCCGATGTAAGAACGAATTGAATTCGATTTATTGAAACGAATATGTACTGTGATAATGTGAATAAGAAGACTAACAATTTTTACACGACAGCCAGATGTATGACGTTGTTCAAAATCAAGGACAACGTACTGATTCTCTATAAGCCGTTTAACAAAAGCAAATCACGTTTTCCAATCTTAAATGCTTCGAGCCAGGATTCTTTTTTTATCGAGACACGTCAATGGACAGAGAGAACTATACTTATTTGATCTGAAATGAAACAAAGCAACTCTTACATGATATTGCGACTTGAAAGCTTTTACGCAGTTTTATTTATCAATATTAAATGTAACATGGAGATTGCGTTTGTATTGTATTAACGGTTAACCAAAATCATAAGAGGAAAGTTTTTCTTTTGAAGGTTAGCTTTTCTTAAACGACCGACGAGAGGGACCAATGAAATAAAGTTCCTTTTAAAGTGTATACTTGATCGTTCCATAACAATTAAGTAGGTACGTAGAATATATACAAAAGTTTGCAGCTCGTACATTATACTTTTAATTTACCAGACTTCTTTCATGACGCTCGTCATTTTCGAACAATgatcgaaataattaaaaagtgaAATCACGCATGGTCTCTAGATATGTTTATGGATGTTTAGTTACTTTGATGAAACCGACGAACTTGCAAAGCCTCTCGTTCCTGTGTCTTGACTGTGAGTCTCGTCGAAGGTCACCGAAACGAGAATACCAGCAATTAGTCGTGATGTTTACATTCTTTTGATCGGTACTTCGATAACTGACGGTCAGATTCGTGGCTCTTTCCAGGCAGTGGCTTTTTTGTTCGCCGTTTCGCCGATCTTTCTCAGTGCGCGTATTTCACTTTGGACATCCGTCACACGTTCGTCGAAACGTACCAAGTCGAATGAGACAAGTACGTATCGTTCTGTCATATTAACTCTGAATGTATACGAACGACATTTTACCGCGCTATTTCGCTGCGATCATATATCTGTCTTTATTGTTCTTAAtaagaaaacaaagaaagaagaCACATAGTCGCAGGGAGATCGCGCAGTAAAATATCGCTCTCATGCATTCAGGATTAACACAGATGAACGAGCGGGTGAATGCATTGGTTTCTCTGCAGCGAGTTTGCTTTTGTAGTTTTggaaatatttttgaattaGATTAAGCGATAATATTGAACCTTTAGTATATTCTTTATACTTTATttggtaaatttatttattttcgagtGGTCGAAAAATTTTTCTTTTGCGTATTTTCATATCTAGTGACGAGTAGATTTAAGGTTAATTTTCACAGGGGATTTCGAATACAGTTTGTCGTTTGGCGATAGCATTTAACGAAACTATTTAAGGAAAGATGAGAAAATAATTGTTTTCCGGAATACTTTATGGACAGATTTCACAATTAATAATCAAACAGTTGCACAGTTTTATGTGAAGGTATCGGCTCATCATATTGGAGATTATGTCTGAGGAGACATAACCTATTGGGCGGTTTTGAAATCGTATAAGAATTGTTTCATGCAATTTAATAGTACTTCAGATTTTCTTGTGATACTTGTTTGTGCGCGCAACAAGATAGGAGAGGAAAAGCCGTCACTCCTGCTCCTCTGTAGTGTTGCATTGCTCAAGTATTTCCTCTATGTAAGGTCGAATTCCGTGTCGTAACTTTTAATCGAAATTTCGGGGAGTTTGTTGATATGGATAGAACAATGAGTTTATAGATATGTGTACATTAATTAGATTTCTATTACAGAGTCTTTTATGTTCAAGTTCCTATTATATAGTAATTATTGGTATTTA contains these protein-coding regions:
- the LOC126924976 gene encoding uncharacterized protein LOC126924976; translated protein: MHILCTQTLPLPEVSNMFYPFNTSLEEEIKRLFSNFTIETPNSSLPDVDEVMEEFRQNGRDFEYCPDLDNFTVPEIPRRKKNKKPLPTECVFCRNNGEEEAYYRKHLLKDAEGRVSCPVLRAYTCPICGAYGDVAHTVKYCPKSQKPGTLATVNTFKLLRNSMGKRRVK